A DNA window from Acinetobacter sp. 10FS3-1 contains the following coding sequences:
- the sdsA gene encoding All-trans-nonaprenyl-diphosphate synthase, which yields MTIDFKQDILAPVANDFAAMDTFINEGITSKVALVMAVSKHVVEAGGKRMRPIMCLLAAKACGAENLEQHRKLAAIIEMLHTATLVHDDVVDESGLRRGRPTANATWDNQTAVLVGDFLISRAFDLLVDLDNMVLLKDFSTGTCEIAEGEVLQLQSQHQPDTTEKTYLDIIHGKTSRLFELATEGAAILAGQSAFREPLRKFAGHFGNAFQIIDDILDYTSDAETLGKNIGDDLMEGKPTLPLIAAMQNTTGEDHEVIRRSIATGGTEHLAQVISIVNSSGALDYCRQRATEETEIAILALNALPDSEYRQALINLAKLALNRIQ from the coding sequence ATGACCATCGACTTTAAGCAAGATATTCTCGCTCCTGTGGCTAACGACTTTGCTGCGATGGACACATTTATTAATGAAGGGATTACTTCAAAAGTTGCTTTGGTTATGGCAGTTAGCAAACATGTGGTGGAGGCTGGCGGTAAACGCATGCGCCCGATCATGTGCCTTTTGGCAGCTAAAGCCTGTGGTGCAGAAAACCTGGAACAACACCGCAAACTGGCTGCGATCATTGAAATGCTGCATACCGCCACGCTGGTTCATGATGATGTCGTAGATGAATCTGGCCTGCGCCGTGGCCGACCGACTGCCAATGCCACCTGGGATAACCAGACCGCGGTTCTGGTTGGAGACTTCCTGATTTCACGCGCCTTTGACCTGCTGGTTGATCTGGACAATATGGTCCTGCTCAAGGATTTCTCGACTGGTACCTGTGAAATCGCAGAAGGTGAAGTCCTGCAACTACAGTCTCAGCATCAGCCAGATACCACAGAAAAAACCTATTTAGATATTATTCACGGCAAGACTTCCCGCCTGTTTGAACTGGCGACCGAAGGTGCAGCCATTCTGGCTGGTCAGTCTGCATTTCGTGAACCTTTGCGGAAATTTGCCGGCCATTTTGGCAATGCCTTCCAAATTATTGACGATATTCTGGATTACACTTCCGATGCTGAAACCTTAGGCAAAAACATTGGCGATGACCTGATGGAGGGCAAACCGACCCTACCACTGATTGCAGCCATGCAGAACACCACTGGCGAAGATCATGAAGTTATTCGCCGTAGTATTGCCACTGGTGGTACTGAACATTTGGCACAGGTGATCAGCATCGTCAACAGTTCAGGAGCATTGGATTATTGCCGCCAGCGTGCGACTGAAGAAACAGAAATTGCAATTTTAGCCTTGAACGCCTTGCCTGACTCAGAGTATCGTCAGGCCCTGATCAATCTGGCCAAACTGGCGCTAAACCGTATTCAATAA
- a CDS encoding site-specific recombinase: MHINFVDLFQSMQYQLEQPQVVLDENLLIQLVERIRPEDSRDTEEIEAKFNIFIRALLLTPNAVSTLQTFTLRIINRYKQTSLFSDTGILSLDGFWNQLNQRIGAHILPIIPDHRNLQELFRKIFYLRTDQYWLDYFDEADWQRLFSVMNQGHSNQQEKTRIKDEIIKALTILSYRISGIGLHPEFINAQPELMEYESPFLVQNREINEFIQEYKKRYNTVKLVDSITPPDASQALVMLEQCHDVVAKIRRSTKRIGVSVSLTYMLALLEQCLERVEILLNMVMDEDDLRYQSIGLFIADITEAIYSERSVRALLATNSELLALQVTENASKTGEHYVSTDKQGFLGMYKSAAGAGAIIAIMATLKILMARVSMAPLMQAFSYSMNYSLGFMLIHVLHFTVATKQPAMTAAALATTVQQRKGAKMARIAELAALIVNIIRTQFVAILGNISIAIPVAALITLMWEVALHEPLLTHAKATTTLHSLNPFTSLAIPHAAIAGVCLFLSGLLAGYFDNMAVYRKVGPRLKAHVRLSQLMGHERLQRFADYIERNLGALAGNFLFGIMLGSMGTIGFILGLPLDIRHIAFAAANFIQGLLSINGPDIGLIIVSFLGVLLIGLTNLFVSFTLTIIVALRARRVRFEQWKPLAKLVMTHFLTRPSDFFWPPKQEIEIDENHTSTKT, translated from the coding sequence ATGCATATTAATTTTGTTGATCTTTTCCAAAGTATGCAGTACCAGCTTGAGCAACCTCAGGTGGTACTGGATGAAAACCTGCTAATCCAGCTTGTAGAGCGTATAAGGCCAGAGGACAGCAGAGATACCGAAGAGATCGAAGCAAAGTTTAATATCTTTATTCGTGCACTGTTATTGACTCCCAATGCAGTGTCGACCTTGCAGACTTTTACCCTAAGAATTATTAACCGTTACAAGCAGACTAGCCTGTTTTCCGATACTGGCATCCTGTCGCTGGACGGTTTCTGGAACCAGCTGAACCAGCGGATTGGAGCGCATATACTGCCGATCATTCCAGATCATCGAAACCTGCAAGAACTGTTCCGCAAGATCTTTTATCTGCGTACTGATCAATACTGGCTGGATTATTTTGATGAAGCCGACTGGCAGCGACTGTTTTCGGTCATGAATCAGGGACATTCCAATCAGCAGGAAAAAACCCGTATTAAAGATGAAATCATCAAAGCTCTGACTATTCTATCTTACCGGATCAGTGGTATTGGCTTGCATCCAGAATTCATTAATGCCCAACCTGAACTCATGGAATATGAATCACCTTTTCTGGTACAGAACCGTGAGATCAACGAATTTATCCAGGAATATAAAAAACGCTATAACACGGTCAAGCTGGTGGATTCGATTACCCCCCCGGATGCCTCACAAGCGCTGGTGATGCTGGAACAATGTCATGATGTAGTCGCCAAGATTCGCCGTTCTACTAAACGGATTGGAGTCAGTGTCAGCCTGACCTATATGCTGGCCTTACTTGAGCAGTGTCTGGAACGCGTTGAAATTTTGCTCAACATGGTCATGGATGAAGATGACCTGCGTTATCAGTCTATTGGGCTTTTTATTGCAGATATTACCGAAGCCATTTATAGCGAGCGCAGTGTCCGTGCCTTGCTGGCAACCAATAGTGAATTACTGGCCTTACAAGTCACTGAAAATGCCAGCAAGACCGGCGAGCATTATGTCAGTACGGACAAGCAAGGCTTTCTGGGCATGTATAAGTCAGCGGCCGGTGCGGGTGCCATCATTGCCATCATGGCAACGCTCAAAATATTGATGGCCCGGGTCAGTATGGCACCGCTGATGCAAGCTTTTAGCTATAGCATGAACTACTCTTTAGGTTTTATGCTGATCCATGTGCTGCATTTTACCGTGGCGACCAAACAGCCCGCGATGACCGCAGCCGCCCTAGCCACCACCGTCCAGCAGCGCAAAGGCGCGAAAATGGCCCGAATCGCCGAGCTGGCCGCCCTGATCGTGAATATTATCCGCACCCAGTTTGTGGCAATTTTGGGAAATATCTCGATTGCCATTCCAGTGGCCGCCCTGATTACTCTGATGTGGGAAGTCGCCTTGCATGAACCGCTGCTGACCCATGCCAAAGCAACCACCACCTTACATAGTCTGAACCCGTTTACTTCTCTGGCGATTCCTCATGCTGCCATTGCCGGGGTTTGCCTGTTCCTGTCAGGGCTGTTGGCCGGTTACTTTGACAATATGGCCGTCTACCGCAAAGTCGGTCCACGTCTCAAAGCGCATGTGCGTCTGTCTCAGCTGATGGGCCACGAGCGTCTGCAACGCTTTGCTGACTATATAGAGCGCAATCTTGGCGCACTAGCGGGTAACTTTCTGTTCGGGATCATGCTGGGCAGTATGGGGACCATCGGTTTCATCCTCGGTTTACCTTTAGACATCCGTCATATTGCCTTTGCCGCAGCAAACTTCATTCAGGGTCTGCTCAGTATTAATGGACCGGATATTGGACTGATCATCGTTTCTTTTCTGGGGGTTTTGCTGATTGGCCTGACGAACCTGTTTGTCAGCTTTACCCTGACGATTATTGTGGCTTTACGTGCCCGTCGGGTTCGTTTTGAACAGTGGAAACCTCTCGCAAAATTAGTGATGACTCACTTCCTGACCCGGCCAAGCGATTTCTTCTGGCCACCTAAGCAAGAGATTGAAATTGACGAAAATCATACATCGACTAAAACTTAA
- a CDS encoding phosphatase PAP2 family protein: MPYLLLFVGILLLIFSVLFLNIAALSRLDLLSMQWLSEYRTQTLNQIAQSLSVIGGMPFVLFLSTLWCISLLWYKKYASVIFICIGVIGGILLAWLLKFVIARPRPPASFHLVESFGSSFPSAHSLYAACLSCLAIYIYRQHSRHTIIIMIAVGWLLIMGISRVYLGVHFPSDVISGWSISFIWISLWYMVWIRYCTILK, encoded by the coding sequence ATGCCTTACTTGTTACTTTTTGTCGGCATTTTGCTTTTAATTTTCAGTGTCTTATTCTTGAATATTGCAGCTTTGAGCCGGCTTGACCTGCTCAGTATGCAATGGCTGAGTGAGTATCGCACCCAGACTTTAAATCAGATTGCACAGTCCTTATCAGTGATAGGTGGCATGCCATTTGTATTATTTTTATCCACACTATGGTGTATTTCTTTACTGTGGTATAAAAAATATGCAAGCGTAATTTTTATATGTATCGGAGTTATCGGAGGAATACTTCTAGCCTGGCTACTGAAATTCGTGATTGCCCGACCACGCCCCCCAGCATCCTTTCATCTGGTGGAAAGCTTTGGAAGCTCTTTTCCAAGTGCCCATAGTCTATATGCGGCCTGTCTGAGCTGTCTGGCAATTTACATATATCGGCAACATTCCCGACATACCATTATCATAATGATTGCCGTAGGGTGGCTGCTGATTATGGGTATTTCAAGAGTTTACCTAGGTGTACATTTTCCTTCAGATGTCATATCCGGCTGGAGTATAAGTTTTATTTGGATTTCGTTGTGGTATATGGTGTGGATCAGATATTGCACGATTCTAAAATAA
- a CDS encoding efflux RND transporter periplasmic adaptor subunit gives MMSAKLWAPALTACALATSLALVGCSKDPSEGQQAGAQQQMPPAEVGVLVAQPQSVEQSVELSGRTTAFEISEVRPQTSGVILKRLFTEGSYVREGQALYEIDSSTNRTAVDNARAAIARAEANLGVLRVKESRYRQLVGTNAISKQEYDDIAAQVKLAEADLNANRATLRNAEINLGYSTVRAPISGQTNRSSVTAGALVTASQAEPLVTIQRLDPIYVDINQSSAELLRLRQQLSQGSLNSSNNTKVKLKLEDGSIYPVEGRLAFSDASVNPDTGTVTLRAVFPNKNHLLLPGMFATAQIVQGEVPNAFLIPQAALTRTPTGQAMAMLVGADNKVVARPVETAGIQGQNWIVTSGLNTGDKVIVDGIAKVKPEQQVVVKPYQPKAAAPQGTQAPTAEAKKAEDGKEPAEQKPAANA, from the coding sequence ATGATGTCTGCAAAGCTTTGGGCTCCCGCCCTGACTGCTTGCGCATTAGCAACAAGTCTTGCACTTGTTGGTTGTAGCAAAGATCCGAGTGAAGGCCAGCAAGCTGGTGCTCAACAACAAATGCCACCGGCTGAAGTCGGCGTGCTGGTTGCACAGCCCCAAAGCGTCGAGCAATCTGTAGAGCTCTCAGGTCGTACAACAGCATTTGAGATTTCAGAAGTGCGTCCACAAACCAGTGGCGTGATCCTTAAACGCTTATTCACTGAAGGTAGCTACGTTCGTGAAGGTCAGGCCCTGTATGAAATCGACTCCAGTACCAACCGTACTGCGGTAGATAATGCACGTGCTGCGATTGCCCGCGCTGAAGCAAATCTAGGCGTACTGCGCGTTAAAGAGAGCCGCTATCGTCAGCTGGTCGGCACTAATGCTATTTCCAAACAGGAATATGATGATATTGCAGCCCAGGTCAAACTCGCTGAAGCAGATTTGAACGCCAACCGTGCGACCTTGCGTAATGCTGAAATCAATTTAGGCTATTCAACTGTACGCGCACCAATTTCGGGCCAGACCAACCGTTCATCCGTGACGGCAGGTGCCTTGGTCACTGCCAGTCAGGCTGAACCACTGGTCACGATCCAGCGTCTGGATCCCATCTATGTAGACATCAACCAGTCCAGTGCAGAACTGCTGCGTTTACGCCAGCAGCTGAGTCAAGGTAGCCTCAACAGCTCGAATAATACGAAAGTCAAGTTAAAACTTGAAGATGGCAGTATCTATCCGGTTGAAGGCCGTCTGGCATTTTCGGATGCCAGCGTGAATCCTGACACAGGCACCGTTACGCTACGTGCAGTATTTCCAAACAAGAATCACTTGCTCCTTCCTGGTATGTTTGCTACAGCGCAAATTGTACAAGGTGAAGTACCGAATGCTTTCTTGATTCCACAAGCCGCATTGACCCGTACCCCAACTGGCCAAGCCATGGCGATGCTGGTTGGTGCCGATAACAAGGTGGTTGCTCGTCCGGTAGAAACAGCAGGGATTCAAGGCCAAAACTGGATTGTGACCAGTGGTTTGAACACTGGCGATAAAGTCATTGTAGATGGTATTGCCAAAGTTAAACCTGAACAACAGGTTGTGGTAAAACCGTATCAGCCAAAAGCTGCTGCTCCACAAGGCACTCAGGCCCCTACAGCTGAGGCGAAAAAGGCAGAAGATGGAAAAGAACCAGCTGAACAAAAACCTGCTGCAAATGCATAA
- a CDS encoding efflux RND transporter permease subunit translates to MAQFFIHRPIFAWVISLVIMLAGILTLTNMPIAQYPTIAPPTVTIAATYPGASAETVENTVTQIIEQQMNGLDGLRYISSNSAGNGQSSITLNFEQGIDADIAQVQVQNKLQSATALLPEDVQRQGVKVTKSGASFLQVIAFYSPDSSMSADDIKDYVNSNIAEPLSRVAGVGEVQVFGGSYAMRIWMDPSKMASLQVTPSDIAAALRTQNSQVAVGQLGGAPSIEGQVLNATVNAQSLLQTPEEFKNIFLKNAPNGAQVRLGDVARVELGADNYQFLSKFNGKPAGGVAIKLATGANALDTATAVEDLLTDLRKNYPAGMEDKLAFDTTPFIELSIKSVVKTLIEAIILVFLVMFLFLQNWRATIIPTMAVPVVVLGTFAVINVFGFSINTLTMFAMVLAIGLLVDDAIVVVENVERVMVEEHLDPVTATEKSMQQISGALVGITSVLTAVFVPMAFMSGTTGVIYRQFSLTLVTAMILSLVVALTFTPALCATMLKQHDPNKPESNNIFARFFRWFNKSFDSLSVKYQRGVDRMTHAKLFSGVFYGAVIAVLAYLFVQLPSSFLPDEDQGVVMTLVQLPPNATLERTENTINTMTQYFLEQEKDNVDSVFSVAGFSFTGVGQNAGLAFIQLKDWKDRTTAESQVGAIIKRGMALNMIVKDASYIMPLQLPAMPELGVSAGFDLQLKAAAGQSHDQLLAARNTILGLAAQDPRLMGVRPNGQEDNPQYTITVDQAQAGAMGVSIAEINSTMGMAWGGSYINDFIDRGRVKKVYVQGEANSRMMPEDLNKWYVRNNKGEMVPFSAFATGEWTYGSPRLERYNGVSAMNIQGTPAPGVSSGDAMLAMEEIIAKLPEKGLQGFDYEWSGLSLEERDAGSQTPFLLALSLLIVFLCLAALYESWSIPFSVLLVVPLGIVGAVGMTFLGMIIFKDPNLSNNIYFQVALIAVIGLSAKNAILIVEFAKELQEQGEELFEATLHAAKMRLRPIIMTTLAFGFGVLPLALSTGAGAGSQHSVGYGVLGGVISSTLLGIFFIPVFYVWIRSIFKYKPKQQNQEYKS, encoded by the coding sequence ATGGCTCAATTCTTTATTCATCGCCCCATTTTTGCCTGGGTGATTTCTTTGGTCATTATGTTAGCCGGTATTCTTACCCTAACCAATATGCCTATTGCCCAGTATCCGACCATTGCTCCCCCCACCGTAACAATTGCTGCAACTTATCCAGGTGCATCTGCAGAAACTGTTGAAAATACAGTGACCCAGATCATTGAACAGCAAATGAATGGTCTGGATGGCCTGCGCTATATTTCTTCAAACAGTGCGGGTAATGGCCAGTCCTCAATTACATTGAACTTTGAACAAGGTATCGATGCAGACATCGCACAGGTTCAGGTACAAAACAAATTACAATCAGCCACTGCGCTTTTACCTGAAGACGTACAGCGTCAAGGGGTCAAAGTAACCAAGTCTGGCGCAAGCTTCCTGCAAGTTATTGCCTTCTATTCACCAGACAGCAGCATGTCAGCCGATGATATTAAAGACTATGTCAACTCGAACATCGCTGAACCTTTAAGCCGCGTTGCAGGTGTGGGTGAAGTACAGGTATTTGGTGGTTCATATGCCATGCGTATCTGGATGGATCCATCGAAAATGGCAAGTTTGCAAGTCACGCCAAGTGATATCGCAGCAGCACTTAGAACACAAAACTCCCAGGTCGCAGTGGGTCAGCTCGGTGGTGCTCCTTCTATTGAAGGTCAAGTACTGAACGCCACAGTAAATGCACAGAGTCTGTTACAGACACCGGAAGAGTTTAAAAACATCTTTCTGAAAAATGCGCCTAACGGTGCACAAGTCCGCCTGGGTGATGTGGCTCGGGTAGAATTAGGTGCAGACAACTATCAGTTCTTGTCTAAATTTAATGGTAAACCAGCAGGTGGTGTGGCCATTAAGCTGGCAACCGGTGCAAATGCGCTGGATACCGCCACTGCTGTTGAAGACCTGTTGACTGACCTGCGTAAAAACTACCCGGCAGGCATGGAAGACAAGCTTGCGTTTGATACTACGCCATTTATTGAGCTTTCAATTAAGAGTGTGGTGAAAACCTTAATTGAAGCGATCATTCTCGTCTTCCTGGTAATGTTCCTGTTCTTACAGAACTGGCGTGCAACGATTATTCCCACCATGGCTGTGCCTGTCGTGGTCTTGGGTACATTTGCAGTTATTAATGTCTTTGGTTTCTCAATTAACACCTTGACCATGTTTGCCATGGTTCTGGCCATTGGTCTATTGGTGGATGACGCGATTGTCGTGGTGGAAAACGTGGAACGGGTCATGGTCGAAGAGCACCTCGATCCAGTCACGGCGACAGAGAAATCCATGCAGCAGATTTCTGGTGCCTTAGTCGGTATTACTTCGGTATTGACCGCGGTATTCGTACCGATGGCCTTTATGAGTGGTACGACGGGGGTGATTTATCGCCAGTTCTCGCTCACGCTGGTGACCGCGATGATTTTATCGCTGGTGGTGGCCTTAACCTTTACCCCTGCACTTTGTGCAACCATGTTAAAACAACACGATCCGAACAAGCCGGAAAGCAATAATATTTTCGCGCGTTTCTTCCGTTGGTTTAACAAAAGTTTTGACAGCCTCTCGGTGAAATACCAGCGCGGTGTTGACCGCATGACACATGCGAAACTTTTCTCAGGCGTATTTTACGGTGCCGTGATTGCTGTTTTAGCTTATCTGTTCGTTCAACTCCCTTCTTCATTCTTGCCAGATGAAGACCAAGGGGTGGTGATGACCTTAGTGCAATTACCACCAAATGCGACCCTTGAGCGTACTGAAAACACCATCAATACGATGACCCAGTATTTCCTTGAGCAAGAAAAAGACAATGTTGATTCTGTATTCAGTGTAGCTGGGTTCTCATTTACCGGGGTGGGCCAAAACGCTGGTCTCGCCTTCATTCAGTTAAAAGACTGGAAAGACCGTACCACAGCCGAATCACAGGTGGGGGCAATCATCAAACGTGGTATGGCTTTAAACATGATTGTAAAAGATGCCTCTTACATCATGCCTTTACAGCTTCCTGCGATGCCTGAATTAGGCGTAAGTGCGGGCTTCGACTTACAGTTAAAAGCGGCTGCTGGTCAAAGTCACGATCAACTGCTGGCGGCGCGTAATACCATTTTAGGTCTGGCCGCACAAGATCCACGCTTAATGGGTGTACGTCCAAATGGCCAAGAGGATAACCCTCAATACACCATTACTGTGGATCAGGCGCAAGCCGGTGCCATGGGTGTCAGCATTGCTGAGATCAATAGCACCATGGGTATGGCCTGGGGCGGCTCATATATTAATGACTTCATTGACCGCGGTCGTGTCAAGAAAGTCTATGTTCAGGGTGAGGCCAACTCACGCATGATGCCGGAAGACCTGAACAAATGGTATGTGCGCAATAACAAAGGTGAAATGGTGCCATTCTCGGCATTCGCAACAGGTGAATGGACGTACGGTTCGCCGCGTCTAGAGCGCTATAATGGCGTATCTGCGATGAATATTCAGGGTACACCTGCACCGGGTGTCAGCTCGGGTGATGCCATGCTGGCCATGGAAGAAATTATTGCCAAGCTTCCTGAAAAGGGCTTACAAGGTTTCGACTATGAATGGTCTGGTTTATCTTTAGAAGAACGTGATGCAGGTTCGCAAACCCCATTCCTGCTGGCTCTGTCTTTACTGATTGTATTCCTTTGTCTGGCAGCGTTATATGAAAGCTGGTCGATTCCATTCTCGGTGCTTCTGGTGGTCCCGTTGGGTATCGTTGGTGCGGTTGGAATGACCTTCTTGGGAATGATTATTTTCAAAGATCCGAACCTTTCAAATAACATTTACTTCCAGGTTGCACTGATTGCCGTCATTGGTCTGTCTGCAAAAAATGCGATCTTGATTGTAGAGTTTGCCAAAGAATTGCAGGAACAAGGTGAAGAGCTGTTTGAAGCCACTCTGCATGCTGCAAAAATGCGTTTACGTCCAATTATTATGACCACACTGGCCTTCGGTTTTGGTGTACTGCCATTAGCACTTTCTACAGGTGCCGGTGCCGGTAGCCAGCACTCGGTCGGTTATGGTGTCCTGGGCGGTGTGATCAGCTCAACCCTTTTAGGGATCTTCTTTATTCCTGTATTCTACGTGTGGATTCGAAGCATCTTTAAATACAAACCAAAACAACAAAATCAGGAGTACAAGTCGTAA
- the adeK gene encoding multidrug efflux RND transporter AdeIJK outer membrane channel subunit AdeK has translation MQNLWSITGRSIAVSALALALTACQSMRGPEPVAQANIPSSYTNASGTSVAEQGYKDFFADQRLLQVLDLALANNRDLRTATLNIQRAQQQYQITENNQLPTIGASGSVLRQDTLNNNAQGRGPSTTYNVGLGVTAYELDFWGRVRSLRDNALDTFLATQSARDATQIALIGQVAQAWLSYSFANANLALAEQTLKAQLESFNLNKKRFDVGIDSELPVRQAQISVETARNDVANYRTQVAQATNLLNLLVGQPVPANLLPAKHITRITSNTAIGAGLPSDLLINRPDVRSAEYRLSAAGANIGAARARLFPTISLTGSAGYASADLGDLFKSGSFVWAIGPSLDIPIFDWGTRQANIKISETDQQIALADYEKSIQTAFREVNDALAVRQNIGDRIAAQRRLVEATNTTYRLSEARFRAGIDNYLTVLDAQRASYAAEQGLLLLEQANLNNQVELYKSLGGGLKANTADATLQQPSTAERKAANSDQ, from the coding sequence ATGCAAAATCTATGGTCTATTACAGGTCGTAGCATTGCGGTATCTGCCCTTGCGCTTGCTTTGACCGCGTGTCAAAGCATGCGTGGCCCAGAGCCGGTTGCACAGGCAAATATCCCAAGTAGCTATACCAATGCGTCTGGTACTTCTGTGGCAGAACAGGGTTATAAGGATTTTTTTGCAGATCAGCGCCTGTTACAGGTACTTGATCTGGCACTGGCCAATAACCGTGATCTGCGTACGGCAACCTTGAACATCCAGCGCGCCCAGCAGCAATACCAGATTACTGAAAATAACCAGTTACCGACTATTGGTGCCAGTGGCAGTGTGCTGCGCCAGGACACCCTGAATAACAATGCACAAGGTCGCGGTCCGAGTACCACTTATAATGTCGGTCTGGGTGTGACTGCGTATGAACTGGATTTCTGGGGCCGTGTGCGCAGCCTGCGTGACAATGCACTGGATACTTTCCTTGCCACCCAAAGTGCACGTGATGCTACACAAATTGCCCTGATTGGTCAGGTGGCACAGGCCTGGCTCAGCTATTCCTTTGCCAATGCCAATCTGGCACTGGCTGAACAGACGCTGAAAGCCCAGCTAGAATCATTTAACCTGAACAAGAAACGTTTTGATGTTGGCATCGACAGCGAACTACCAGTGCGTCAGGCACAGATTTCGGTTGAAACAGCACGTAATGACGTGGCCAATTACCGCACTCAGGTGGCACAGGCTACAAACCTGTTAAACCTGCTGGTCGGTCAGCCTGTACCGGCGAACCTGTTACCGGCTAAACACATCACACGTATCACTTCCAATACGGCTATCGGTGCAGGCCTGCCAAGTGATCTGCTCATTAACCGTCCAGATGTGCGCTCGGCAGAATACCGTCTGTCTGCGGCAGGTGCCAATATTGGCGCAGCACGTGCACGTTTGTTCCCTACCATCAGTCTGACCGGCTCAGCAGGTTATGCATCGGCTGATCTGGGTGATCTGTTCAAGTCTGGCAGTTTTGTCTGGGCAATAGGTCCAAGCTTGGATATTCCAATCTTTGACTGGGGCACACGTCAGGCAAACATCAAGATTTCTGAAACGGATCAGCAGATTGCACTGGCTGATTACGAAAAGTCGATCCAGACTGCCTTCCGTGAAGTGAACGATGCACTTGCTGTACGTCAGAATATTGGTGACCGAATTGCGGCTCAGCGCCGTCTGGTTGAAGCCACCAATACCACTTACCGCTTGTCTGAAGCCCGTTTCCGTGCCGGAATTGACAACTATCTGACTGTACTGGATGCACAGCGTGCCTCTTATGCAGCAGAGCAAGGCCTATTGCTGCTTGAACAAGCCAACCTGAACAATCAGGTAGAGCTGTACAAGAGTTTAGGTGGCGGCCTTAAAGCCAATACCGCTGATGCCACATTACAACAGCCATCAACTGCTGAACGTAAAGCGGCAAACAGTGATCAGTAA
- a CDS encoding YbjQ family protein encodes MLLSNLETVPGHTINRQIDVVYGSTVRSKHVGRDLLAGLKNIVGGELTAYTELLEESRQEAMNRMIEKARALGANAIVGIRFSTSNIAQGASELFVYGTAVVVEPHTTKLPDPFPPAA; translated from the coding sequence ATGCTGCTCAGTAATTTAGAAACCGTTCCCGGCCATACCATTAACCGTCAAATTGATGTGGTGTATGGCAGCACGGTACGAAGTAAACATGTGGGACGTGACCTGCTGGCGGGTCTGAAAAATATTGTCGGTGGTGAACTCACAGCCTATACCGAACTGCTGGAAGAGTCCCGTCAGGAAGCCATGAACCGTATGATTGAAAAGGCTCGCGCACTGGGTGCGAATGCGATTGTAGGTATCCGCTTCTCGACTTCAAATATTGCCCAGGGTGCATCGGAACTGTTTGTATATGGTACCGCCGTGGTCGTCGAACCCCATACCACCAAACTTCCTGACCCCTTCCCTCCGGCAGCTTAA
- a CDS encoding YbjQ family protein — MDGLILQITIFVILFSVGFGFGRYDERKHLQYLAEQEQRLAYIAVNNSRFILSNFPGQMISSNVVISHDYFKYAIANIQNFLGGRLTSYESVVERARREAIVRLKLEAEKMGAQQIMGIRLSTTELGMQGGMVEVFAYGTAIQVPATP, encoded by the coding sequence ATGGACGGTTTAATTCTTCAGATCACCATTTTTGTGATTCTGTTCAGTGTGGGGTTTGGCTTTGGCCGCTACGATGAGCGTAAACATCTGCAATATCTGGCAGAACAGGAACAGCGCCTGGCTTATATTGCGGTCAATAACAGCCGCTTTATCCTTTCAAATTTTCCAGGTCAAATGATCAGCAGCAATGTGGTGATTTCCCATGACTATTTTAAATATGCCATTGCCAATATTCAGAATTTCTTGGGGGGACGTTTGACCAGTTATGAAAGCGTGGTTGAACGGGCTCGACGTGAGGCAATCGTGCGCTTAAAACTTGAGGCTGAGAAAATGGGTGCACAGCAGATTATGGGGATTCGGCTAAGTACCACCGAACTCGGCATGCAGGGCGGCATGGTCGAAGTCTTTGCTTATGGCACCGCGATTCAGGTACCAGCTACCCCCTAA